One window of the Drosophila ananassae strain 14024-0371.13 chromosome 4 unlocalized genomic scaffold, ASM1763931v2 tig00000054, whole genome shotgun sequence genome contains the following:
- the LOC116655101 gene encoding uncharacterized protein LOC116655101 yields the protein MEQLKRIKGVRGRLKSSLTKLLYTAENSSASIGVDVEVLLVRPDKVWNDFELAGDDLSVLDVEGWVDPADDYGMYEAKYLKARALLFSLKRSQKPTTPTTKRHAKGDSIANNDAISRLVQQQQEFFERLEATLTPTQAEAAAPVRETELPKIHIKPFGGFYKIIYNRYMRGTAMQLFFEEPANNGRHCRSSYYFFLKILQNILQMLYFNLKIV from the exons ATGGAACAACTCAAACGGATAAAGGGAGTGAGGGGCCGTCTCAAATCCAGCCTCACCAAACTGCTATACACAGCagaaaactcttccgcatcaaTCGGCGTTGACGTGGAGGTACTGCTAGTCAGGCCCGACAAAGTTTGGAATGATTTCGAACTTGCCGGAGATGATCTGAGCGTGCTTGACGTCGAGGGCTGGGTTGATCCTGCGGATGACTACGGCATGTATGAGGCGAAGTACCTAAAAGCCCGTGCGCTTTTATTTTCCCTCAAGCGCTCACAGAAGccgacaacaccaacaacaaagaGACATGCAAAAGGAGACTCAATAGCTAACAACGACGCTATTTCTCGCTtagtgcagcaacaacaagagttCTTCGAACGCCTCGAAGCAACTTTAACACCAACCCAGGCTGAAGCCGCGGCTCCAGTAAGGGAGACAGAATTACCGAAAATTCACATAAAACCGTTTGGTGGCTTTTACAAG ataATCTACAACCGATATATGAGGGGCACCGCAATGCAACTTTTTTTCGAGGAGCCTGCTAATAATGGTCGCCATTGCCGtagttcttattatttttttctgaaaattttacaaaacattcTTCAAATGTTGTACTTCAatctaaaaatagtttaa